One Methanohalophilus mahii DSM 5219 genomic window carries:
- a CDS encoding redoxin domain-containing protein, whose protein sequence is MEQNEYMNTRIPMMGEFAPSFRARTTHGEVNFPKDYEGKWVIFFSHPADFTPVCTTEFIMFAKMEAELRQLNTELLGLSVDSVQSHISWLRSIKEKVEFNDISGIDVEFPIVEDQGLSIVKKYGMLQPSENKRYMRYIQDIRANNATDENEIINTQPVRGIFIIDPESRIRYMAFYPISNGRNLDEIKRSLQAIQKTDSEKVDTPVNWNPGDDVIVPTPLSYEDAKKRMEDKELNCSDWYICLQNDKT, encoded by the coding sequence GTGGAACAAAATGAATATATGAATACCAGAATTCCAATGATGGGCGAATTTGCTCCTTCTTTCAGGGCCCGTACCACACATGGGGAAGTGAATTTTCCAAAAGATTATGAAGGTAAATGGGTAATTTTTTTCAGCCACCCTGCAGATTTTACGCCTGTATGTACCACTGAATTTATTATGTTTGCAAAGATGGAGGCAGAATTGAGGCAGCTAAATACCGAACTTCTTGGTCTGTCAGTTGACAGTGTACAATCACACATTTCCTGGTTACGCTCTATAAAGGAAAAGGTGGAATTCAATGATATCTCGGGCATAGATGTGGAATTTCCTATAGTAGAAGACCAGGGGTTGTCAATAGTAAAAAAATATGGGATGCTCCAGCCTTCTGAGAACAAAAGGTATATGAGATATATTCAGGACATTCGGGCGAACAATGCAACTGATGAAAACGAAATCATAAATACCCAACCGGTTAGGGGAATATTCATAATCGACCCGGAGTCACGCATCCGCTATATGGCCTTTTATCCAATTTCCAATGGCAGAAACCTTGATGAAATAAAACGTAGCCTTCAGGCAATCCAGAAAACAGATTCGGAAAAAGTAGATACTCCTGTTAACTGGAATCCCGGCGATGACGTCATAGTACCTACTCCTCTTTCCTATGAAGATGCAAAGAAGCGCATGGAAGATAAGGAATTGAATTGTTCCGATTGGTACATTTGCCTTCAGAATGATAAAACCTGA
- a CDS encoding SHOCT domain-containing protein: protein MDGYMGYYGFGYGHMLLGLLFWIFIIVGTIIVIKWFTDQNKNREEAKEEASALEVAKIRYAKGEITKEEFEEIKKDII from the coding sequence GGTTACTATGGTTTTGGCTACGGCCATATGCTACTTGGACTTTTATTCTGGATATTTATAATTGTAGGCACGATTATAGTTATAAAATGGTTCACTGATCAGAACAAAAATCGTGAAGAAGCAAAAGAAGAAGCTTCCGCCCTTGAAGTTGCTAAAATCAGATATGCTAAAGGAGAAATTACTAAAGAGGAATTTGAGGAGATCAAAAAAGACATTATTTGA
- the arsM gene encoding arsenite methyltransferase yields MEKLDSCCSDNAADADAKKNVVKEKYGKIALDVVQGCGCCGDLTKEEVSTSIGYSFEDTQSFSAANLGLGCGNPTAIGEIKEGDVVLDLGSGGGFDSFIAARKVGKTGKVIGVDMTEDMVAKARKNAEKYELDNVEFRQGDIESLPVEADSVDVIISNCVINLAPDKSRVFREAYRVLKNDGRMYVSDMVLLNDLTPEQRNDEDLICACIGGALLKDDYLGTIKDAGFTVQIIDEDKDISENQYSGYPVMSLKLKAFKAEVGRA; encoded by the coding sequence ATTGAAAAATTAGATTCATGCTGTTCTGATAATGCAGCAGATGCAGACGCTAAGAAAAACGTTGTAAAGGAAAAATACGGAAAAATTGCATTGGATGTTGTACAGGGGTGTGGATGTTGCGGAGATCTCACAAAGGAAGAGGTATCAACATCCATTGGCTACTCATTTGAAGATACACAATCATTCTCTGCAGCAAATCTGGGACTTGGATGTGGAAATCCAACGGCAATCGGTGAGATAAAAGAAGGCGATGTCGTTCTTGATCTTGGTTCAGGAGGAGGATTTGATAGTTTTATCGCTGCAAGGAAAGTGGGTAAAACCGGTAAAGTCATTGGCGTGGATATGACAGAAGATATGGTTGCAAAAGCAAGGAAGAATGCTGAGAAGTATGAATTGGATAATGTCGAATTCAGGCAGGGAGATATCGAATCTTTACCTGTTGAAGCGGATTCTGTTGATGTCATAATAAGCAACTGTGTAATCAATCTTGCACCTGACAAATCCAGGGTATTCAGGGAAGCATACCGTGTTCTCAAAAATGATGGGAGGATGTATGTTTCAGATATGGTTCTTCTGAATGACTTAACCCCCGAGCAAAGGAATGATGAAGATCTTATATGTGCCTGTATAGGGGGTGCATTGCTGAAAGATGATTATCTGGGGACTATAAAAGATGCCGGATTCACTGTCCAGATAATAGATGAAGACAAAGATATTAGTGAAAATCAGTACTCAGGGTATCCGGTTATGAGCCTCAAACTAAAGGCTTTTAAAGCAGAAGTCGGTAGAGCTTGA
- a CDS encoding DUF169 domain-containing protein produces the protein MANFAKELKDILNLQRAPVGVKFLKAGEEVDFTGTYDAATKSRYCQALMRAGQEEKVLITAENISCPASAAGFGLKPLPEMLSSGKMLFNMGLFDSPDAGRNAMEGMTRLEQGKYAAVLLSPLENIEVEPDIVVIEALPEQLMWLSLASIYETGNRLEFNTAVFEATCVDSTVIPFVTGKLNSSLGCYGCREATDALDEENLIGIPYKEMERIIPNLQKLAAKPMKKARSKEALKSFSGCGSDSE, from the coding sequence ATGGCAAATTTTGCAAAAGAACTTAAAGATATATTGAATCTTCAAAGAGCGCCGGTGGGAGTCAAATTCCTGAAAGCTGGAGAAGAGGTGGATTTTACAGGTACCTATGATGCCGCAACAAAATCCAGATATTGCCAGGCCCTTATGAGGGCCGGACAGGAGGAAAAAGTGTTGATAACTGCTGAAAACATATCCTGTCCTGCCTCTGCGGCTGGCTTTGGCCTGAAACCCCTGCCTGAAATGCTCTCTTCCGGAAAGATGCTGTTCAATATGGGTTTGTTCGATAGCCCTGATGCTGGCAGAAACGCCATGGAAGGAATGACCAGGCTTGAGCAAGGGAAATATGCAGCAGTTCTGCTAAGTCCTCTTGAGAACATCGAAGTAGAACCGGATATTGTTGTGATCGAAGCCTTGCCGGAACAGCTGATGTGGCTATCACTTGCATCCATATATGAAACTGGAAACCGATTGGAGTTCAATACAGCCGTATTTGAGGCAACATGTGTGGATTCTACCGTGATCCCCTTTGTGACAGGAAAACTAAATTCGAGTTTAGGTTGCTATGGATGCAGAGAAGCTACAGATGCACTCGATGAAGAAAATCTCATAGGCATACCCTACAAAGAGATGGAAAGAATCATCCCGAACCTTCAAAAACTTGCTGCGAAACCTATGAAAAAGGCAAGATCAAAAGAAGCATTGAAGTCGTTCAGCGGATGTGGATCTGACAGTGAATAA
- a CDS encoding ArsR/SmtB family transcription factor, which translates to MYPIELANPKITGKWEDFFKVLSDETRLRILMLLNQRELCVCEICQILDLPQPKVSRHLAKMRDLDIVRGKKEDQWVFYYLNIADPLFKGIIQQMAENSQHHPLVCKDMEQLAEKESSGTMCARIKDKIGENS; encoded by the coding sequence ATGTATCCAATTGAATTAGCAAATCCAAAAATAACAGGCAAATGGGAAGACTTCTTTAAAGTCCTCTCTGATGAGACCCGCTTGAGAATCCTCATGCTTTTGAATCAAAGAGAACTTTGCGTGTGCGAGATATGCCAGATACTGGACCTGCCCCAGCCCAAAGTCTCCCGTCATCTTGCAAAAATGAGAGATCTTGATATTGTAAGAGGCAAGAAGGAAGACCAATGGGTTTTTTACTATCTGAACATCGCAGATCCACTGTTCAAGGGGATCATCCAGCAGATGGCTGAAAATAGCCAACATCATCCTCTTGTTTGCAAAGATATGGAGCAGCTTGCTGAAAAAGAGAGTTCAGGAACAATGTGTGCACGAATTAAAGATAAAATAGGAGAGAATTCCTAA
- a CDS encoding c-type cytochrome, translated as MKTSFLLVAALLVIVGTVGIGYLVYLESNARYAPVGSGQYPMDTYQGDYMSGQYQVTDFESNGEMIYYTGFNDSGYRLSMTAGPRWVYVHGSSCVNCHGVDGKGGAPIMMGYVVPADITYDSLTSEEHVGHIPYTDETIKIVIREGIDPEGQPLDSTMPRWRMTDEDLDDLIEYLKTL; from the coding sequence ATGAAAACTTCTTTTCTTCTGGTTGCTGCATTGCTTGTTATAGTAGGAACCGTTGGTATTGGCTATTTGGTTTATTTAGAATCAAATGCCAGATATGCACCTGTAGGTTCAGGCCAATATCCCATGGATACATATCAGGGAGATTATATGTCTGGTCAGTATCAAGTAACAGACTTTGAGTCAAATGGGGAAATGATTTATTATACCGGCTTTAACGATTCAGGCTACAGATTAAGTATGACCGCTGGTCCTCGCTGGGTCTATGTACATGGTAGCAGCTGTGTTAACTGCCATGGAGTGGATGGAAAAGGAGGAGCCCCCATAATGATGGGATACGTGGTACCAGCCGATATTACCTACGATAGTTTGACATCTGAAGAGCATGTAGGACATATACCATACACAGATGAGACAATCAAGATAGTCATAAGAGAGGGCATAGACCCTGAAGGACAACCACTTGACTCAACTATGCCAAGATGGAGAATGACGGATGAAGATCTGGATGATTTGATTGAGTACCTGAAAACATTATAA